Proteins from one Variovorax sp. PBL-E5 genomic window:
- a CDS encoding ASCH domain-containing protein, which translates to MKALSIQQPWAWLIVHGHKPVENRTWRTKHRGAFLVHAGKKFDRVGYDWVRETFPEIAMPAPGEFELGGIVGQASVVDCVEPGSRANGAYSSKWYFNEFGFVLDEAVPLPFVALKGNLNFFNVESVPLAA; encoded by the coding sequence ATGAAGGCCCTGAGCATCCAGCAGCCCTGGGCTTGGCTCATCGTGCATGGGCACAAGCCGGTCGAGAACCGCACCTGGCGCACCAAGCACCGCGGCGCCTTCCTCGTACATGCCGGCAAGAAGTTCGACCGCGTAGGCTACGACTGGGTTCGCGAGACGTTCCCTGAGATAGCGATGCCGGCGCCCGGGGAGTTCGAGCTCGGGGGCATCGTGGGCCAGGCATCGGTGGTCGACTGCGTGGAGCCGGGTAGCAGAGCGAACGGGGCGTACAGCTCGAAGTGGTATTTCAACGAGTTCGGCTTCGTCCTCGATGAGGCCGTCCCTCTCCCGTTCGTTGCGCTCAAGGGAAATCTCAACTTTTTCAACGTCGAGTCTGTGCCATTGGCGGCCTGA
- a CDS encoding substrate-binding and vWA domain-containing protein: MFKRILSLASAVAVAITLAACGKVDSAVGAPSAPGAAFKILAGSELKDVAPLVTAYGAQHGVQVTFEYTGSLDAIDRVSEAHTYDALWLSNGKYLQLIPGLKGQVKASEKTFYSRVVLGVRSEKAKELGWVSGKTSWSDVVKASKDGKFRFGMANPAASNTGFVALVGLAAELSGKGDALEAKDIPVDALKNFFSRQSITSGSSGDLADKFVADPSKADGLINYESVILGINAKGAAKLDVLIPKEGVITADYPLMLMSGSKSAEFYGQLVEHLRNDDTQQRIASTTFRRPLAGVASDEVVNELPFPGSLAVVDAILQGFGDVYSRPASSFFVLDISGSMSGARLAALKQGMTALTNADVGSGSRFSTFRAREELTISPFNHEVYESRYVALTDDPVANKVALRSAGQYVESLVANGGTAIYNAARVTYQAAQARARSGERSVSIVLLTDGENATGINADTFKAFVKDAGEPRIPVFAVAYGDANFDELQGLSAATGGKVFDARSTSLARVLKTIRAYQ, encoded by the coding sequence ATGTTCAAACGCATTCTCTCGCTGGCGTCGGCCGTTGCCGTTGCTATCACCCTCGCAGCGTGCGGGAAGGTCGATTCAGCGGTCGGCGCCCCTTCGGCGCCCGGTGCTGCTTTCAAAATCCTGGCCGGCTCCGAGCTCAAGGATGTCGCTCCTCTTGTGACGGCCTATGGCGCTCAGCATGGAGTGCAGGTCACGTTCGAGTACACGGGGTCGCTCGACGCAATTGACCGCGTCTCTGAGGCTCACACGTACGACGCACTCTGGCTCTCAAATGGCAAGTACCTGCAGCTGATTCCTGGCCTGAAAGGGCAGGTCAAGGCATCGGAAAAGACGTTCTATTCGCGCGTCGTGCTCGGCGTTCGCAGCGAGAAGGCCAAGGAACTCGGCTGGGTTTCTGGCAAGACGAGCTGGTCGGATGTCGTCAAGGCCTCCAAGGACGGCAAGTTCCGTTTCGGCATGGCCAATCCGGCAGCCTCGAACACGGGTTTCGTGGCGCTCGTAGGCCTGGCCGCCGAGCTCTCGGGCAAGGGAGATGCGCTGGAGGCCAAGGACATCCCGGTCGACGCGCTCAAGAACTTCTTCTCCAGGCAGAGCATCACCTCGGGCTCATCTGGGGACCTGGCAGACAAATTCGTCGCGGACCCCTCCAAGGCTGACGGCCTAATCAACTACGAGTCGGTCATCCTTGGCATCAACGCCAAGGGGGCCGCCAAGCTCGACGTGCTCATCCCCAAGGAAGGGGTCATCACGGCGGACTACCCTCTGATGCTGATGTCAGGCAGCAAGTCGGCCGAGTTCTACGGCCAGTTGGTTGAACACCTGCGCAATGATGACACCCAGCAGCGCATCGCGTCGACTACGTTCCGCCGTCCGTTGGCCGGCGTTGCGTCGGACGAGGTCGTCAACGAGCTCCCCTTTCCCGGCTCCCTTGCCGTGGTGGATGCCATCCTGCAAGGATTCGGCGACGTCTATTCGCGGCCGGCTTCCTCGTTCTTCGTCCTGGACATCTCCGGTTCGATGAGTGGCGCCCGCCTGGCTGCCCTCAAGCAGGGCATGACGGCGCTGACGAATGCAGACGTCGGCTCCGGGTCCCGCTTCTCGACCTTCCGCGCACGGGAGGAGCTGACCATCTCTCCGTTCAACCACGAGGTCTACGAAAGCCGCTACGTTGCTCTGACGGACGACCCCGTTGCGAACAAGGTCGCATTGCGCTCCGCCGGCCAGTACGTCGAATCACTGGTTGCCAACGGCGGCACCGCCATCTACAACGCAGCCCGGGTGACCTACCAGGCAGCCCAGGCGCGCGCCCGAAGCGGCGAACGCAGCGTGAGCATCGTGCTGTTGACCGACGGCGAGAACGCTACGGGCATCAACGCTGACACATTCAAGGCCTTTGTGAAGGACGCCGGCGAGCCGCGCATCCCCGTCTTCGCCGTGGCATACGGTGACGCGAACTTTGACGAGCTCCAAGGACTCTCGGCCGCCACCGGCGGCAAGGTGTTCGATGCTCGTTCGACAAGCCTCGCTCGCGTCCTGAAGACCATCCGGGCATACCAGTAG
- a CDS encoding toxic anion resistance protein: protein MTQPLSQQTEVAVATAVTVAPLVLTPPEALTPMVPADAKGRVKLPEATRQAVDAQLEAFVASLQNADVASDEFQAKLQQAFQVGRKEIADATTLTNSFTSANFAKDAESPAYLAIQEMRELFDQFNPSKQGNLFAPTKVLGVPVPSKVFGLELPWGDRLTRYLRRYESADSHMSAIQENVVAAKDEVGRGVSDLGTSQTKLWAALEKLEAAVYFIHGLDQRLSTSIESIRTAEPDRARALEQEVLYYIRQNQGDLLATQALTVNAHHALGQIRRTGREAMNGCDRVSTLGMAAMSLGVTMARSLGVQMKTMAMLKGANASVEGLVEATGTALSDHAKATTEFASDPLFAVQKLQAMFDKTYEAMEIMDNFRSQSLLTMESNNAVVRGMLDEHMQRIRNDQSATAGNLPAPVAAGGIAL from the coding sequence ATGACCCAACCTCTCTCTCAGCAAACCGAAGTAGCCGTTGCAACCGCCGTTACCGTGGCTCCCCTGGTACTCACACCCCCGGAGGCATTGACCCCCATGGTGCCGGCTGACGCCAAAGGGCGCGTGAAGCTGCCGGAGGCGACCCGACAGGCGGTGGATGCCCAGCTGGAGGCGTTCGTGGCCTCGCTGCAAAACGCCGACGTCGCCTCGGACGAGTTCCAAGCGAAGCTGCAGCAGGCTTTCCAGGTTGGCCGCAAGGAAATCGCTGACGCGACGACGCTCACGAACTCCTTCACCAGCGCCAATTTCGCGAAAGATGCGGAGTCGCCGGCATACCTGGCGATTCAGGAGATGCGCGAGCTCTTCGACCAGTTCAACCCCTCCAAGCAGGGCAATCTCTTCGCCCCTACCAAGGTGTTGGGCGTCCCAGTGCCCTCGAAGGTATTCGGGCTGGAGCTCCCATGGGGTGACCGCCTGACGCGCTACCTGCGCCGCTATGAGTCCGCCGACTCACATATGTCGGCAATCCAGGAGAACGTCGTCGCCGCAAAGGACGAGGTCGGCCGAGGTGTGAGCGACCTGGGGACCTCGCAGACGAAGCTCTGGGCGGCGCTCGAGAAGCTCGAGGCGGCTGTCTACTTCATCCACGGCCTGGACCAGCGCCTGAGCACGAGCATCGAAAGCATTCGCACAGCGGAACCGGACCGTGCTCGTGCGCTGGAGCAGGAAGTGCTCTATTACATTCGCCAGAACCAGGGTGACCTGCTGGCTACTCAAGCCTTGACTGTGAACGCACACCATGCGCTGGGCCAGATTCGCCGCACCGGCCGCGAAGCCATGAACGGCTGCGACCGCGTGTCCACCCTCGGCATGGCAGCAATGTCCCTCGGTGTGACGATGGCCCGCTCGTTGGGCGTCCAGATGAAAACGATGGCCATGCTCAAGGGCGCCAATGCAAGCGTCGAAGGCTTGGTCGAGGCCACCGGTACCGCTCTGAGCGACCACGCCAAGGCCACGACCGAATTCGCCAGCGACCCGCTTTTCGCCGTGCAGAAGCTGCAGGCGATGTTCGACAAGACGTACGAGGCGATGGAAATCATGGACAACTTCCGTAGCCAGTCCCTCCTGACCATGGAGAGCAATAACGCTGTGGTGCGCGGAATGCTAGACGAGCACATGCAGCGCATTCGCAACGACCAGTCGGCCACGGCCGGCAATCTTCCCGCCCCGGTTGCCGCCGGCGGCATCGCACTCTGA
- a CDS encoding A1S_2505 family phage non-structural protein: MTTIYVFGSNRAGRHGKGDALTARLRHGAIYGQGEGLQGRSYGIPTKDGFLRPLSLPDVAQGVARFLAFAHAHPELTFDVQGVGCGLAGFLTAQIAPLFSDAPPNCYLEPRFVAHLRDLGVEKKAGPPPSAQVDAGQATLDF, translated from the coding sequence GTGACAACCATCTACGTCTTTGGCAGCAACAGGGCGGGTCGACACGGAAAGGGCGATGCTCTGACGGCTCGCCTGCGCCATGGCGCCATCTACGGCCAAGGGGAGGGCCTCCAGGGCCGCAGCTACGGCATACCGACCAAGGATGGGTTCCTAAGGCCCCTTTCCTTGCCAGACGTCGCACAAGGCGTTGCGCGCTTCCTCGCTTTCGCACATGCTCACCCGGAGTTGACTTTCGACGTGCAGGGCGTTGGCTGCGGCCTGGCCGGGTTCCTGACTGCTCAGATAGCACCACTGTTCAGTGACGCGCCGCCCAACTGCTACCTTGAGCCGCGGTTTGTGGCGCACCTGCGGGACCTTGGCGTCGAAAAGAAGGCAGGCCCGCCACCCTCCGCCCAGGTTGACGCTGGCCAGGCCACGTTGGACTTCTGA
- a CDS encoding OB-fold-containig protein, whose translation MDFFLLPQVAPFTAALAAVAVIGMFELLSLVVLGVAAITHVLDNLLDLDTPDFAGLDWVLIKGVPLMVTLITALGGFGCAGLAVQTMLGTPGEPVALLPAASIGIVGALASVRGIGAFFKRYQIAHHSTAVSLESLVGREAVLQSQLARIGFLGEALVRDEHGNVHYVFVQPEEGTPDLVHGARLELLAFDGSNFRARAVK comes from the coding sequence ATGGATTTCTTTCTGCTACCTCAAGTCGCACCGTTCACAGCTGCCCTTGCGGCAGTGGCAGTCATAGGGATGTTCGAGCTCCTCAGCTTGGTGGTCCTGGGCGTCGCCGCCATCACCCATGTTCTCGACAACCTGCTGGACCTGGATACGCCGGACTTCGCCGGTCTGGACTGGGTCCTCATCAAGGGTGTCCCCCTGATGGTGACCCTCATCACGGCTCTGGGCGGCTTCGGCTGCGCCGGTTTGGCCGTTCAGACGATGCTAGGAACCCCCGGCGAGCCAGTGGCTCTGCTGCCGGCAGCAAGCATCGGCATCGTCGGGGCCCTCGCCAGTGTTCGCGGTATCGGCGCATTCTTCAAACGCTATCAAATCGCCCACCACAGCACCGCTGTGTCCCTGGAATCACTGGTCGGCCGCGAGGCCGTGCTGCAAAGCCAGCTCGCACGCATCGGCTTCCTCGGCGAAGCACTCGTTCGGGACGAGCACGGCAACGTGCACTACGTCTTCGTTCAACCTGAGGAAGGCACCCCCGACCTCGTGCACGGCGCCCGCCTCGAGCTCCTGGCCTTCGATGGCTCGAACTTCCGCGCACGCGCCGTGAAGTAG
- a CDS encoding flotillin family protein produces MSFLSSLAGIGIPLLAVLIVIVVIGFVLSKLYVKVDAERTFVRTGMGGRKVVLSGGALVLPIFHSITWVNLKTLRLEVTKKDDHSLVTGDRLRVDVGVDFFVRVGNNAESIGLAAQTLGDLTTKPELLARQVEAKFVDALRAVAAKMALNELHQQRHEFSQAVQNAVAPDLAKNGLEMESVSLTSLNQTDKRYFNVDNVLDAEGLAKLTAVTEANKKTINDVEQTNQVAIEQRNLEAARQRAEIKRDTAEVTLQNDLQVATMTANREAEIAATQADGRRRSQQASIDAEREIELARVASAQTVKTAETASETAVRLAQQEQAITVSNKTTQEAQAESEANKARALAVAAEEQVRTAQATEIANRTKAVAVIAAQQRAEEDSIGIVVAAEAEQTAANHRAMALRTEAEGHRDAQVARAAGILAEGEATAEALEKHNAAQNTLSPDVIAQQVKLALIAALPEIIAKSVAPLEKIDSIRIANIGGLGGNSSNDGNGGNGNTAGNGGGLVDQVVRGALTYQSQKPVVDSLLAQVGFGTGATLDNLLASGLAVGQLAVPEVAVSTAPDVAVPSATPAANDGLQAA; encoded by the coding sequence ATGAGCTTTCTCTCATCCCTCGCCGGCATCGGCATCCCCCTCCTCGCCGTCCTCATCGTCATCGTCGTCATCGGCTTTGTACTGTCGAAGCTCTACGTCAAGGTGGACGCCGAACGCACGTTCGTGCGCACTGGCATGGGTGGCCGCAAGGTCGTCCTCAGCGGTGGCGCCCTGGTGCTGCCCATCTTCCACTCCATCACGTGGGTGAACCTGAAGACGCTGCGCCTCGAGGTCACCAAGAAGGACGACCACTCGCTCGTGACCGGAGACCGTCTCCGCGTGGACGTGGGGGTTGACTTTTTCGTGCGCGTTGGCAACAACGCTGAAAGCATCGGCCTGGCTGCGCAAACGCTCGGCGATTTGACGACCAAGCCGGAACTGCTTGCAAGGCAGGTCGAAGCCAAGTTCGTGGACGCTCTGCGTGCCGTGGCCGCAAAGATGGCTCTCAACGAGTTGCATCAGCAGCGCCACGAGTTCTCGCAGGCCGTGCAGAACGCCGTCGCCCCCGACCTGGCAAAGAACGGCCTGGAAATGGAGTCGGTGTCGCTGACCTCGCTGAATCAGACGGACAAGCGCTACTTCAACGTGGACAACGTCCTCGATGCGGAGGGCCTGGCCAAACTGACGGCTGTGACCGAAGCGAACAAGAAGACCATCAACGACGTGGAACAGACGAACCAGGTGGCCATCGAACAGCGAAACCTCGAAGCCGCCCGTCAACGTGCCGAAATCAAGCGCGACACGGCTGAAGTGACCCTGCAGAACGACCTCCAAGTCGCCACGATGACGGCCAACCGCGAAGCGGAAATCGCCGCCACCCAGGCAGACGGTCGTCGTCGTTCGCAGCAGGCGAGCATCGACGCAGAGCGTGAAATCGAACTGGCACGCGTCGCCTCGGCGCAGACGGTGAAGACGGCGGAAACCGCCTCGGAAACTGCCGTTCGCCTCGCCCAGCAAGAGCAGGCCATCACGGTGTCGAACAAGACGACGCAGGAAGCGCAGGCCGAGTCGGAAGCGAACAAGGCGCGTGCGCTGGCTGTCGCTGCCGAGGAACAGGTCCGCACGGCCCAGGCAACGGAAATCGCGAATCGTACGAAGGCCGTGGCCGTCATCGCCGCGCAGCAGCGCGCCGAGGAAGACTCCATCGGCATCGTGGTCGCAGCAGAAGCCGAGCAGACGGCGGCCAACCACCGCGCCATGGCACTGCGCACCGAAGCAGAAGGCCATCGTGACGCCCAAGTGGCACGCGCTGCCGGTATCCTGGCAGAAGGCGAAGCAACGGCCGAAGCGCTGGAAAAGCACAACGCTGCCCAGAACACGCTGTCGCCGGATGTCATCGCTCAGCAGGTCAAGCTGGCGCTCATCGCAGCGCTGCCGGAAATCATCGCCAAGTCGGTTGCTCCCCTGGAGAAAATCGATTCCATCCGCATCGCCAACATCGGCGGTCTGGGCGGCAATTCGAGCAACGACGGAAATGGTGGCAACGGCAACACGGCCGGCAACGGCGGCGGCTTGGTCGACCAGGTGGTGCGCGGCGCGCTGACGTACCAGTCGCAGAAGCCGGTCGTGGACTCGCTGCTGGCACAAGTGGGCTTCGGCACCGGCGCCACCCTCGACAACCTGCTGGCCAGCGGCCTGGCAGTCGGTCAACTGGCAGTTCCGG